In Juglans regia cultivar Chandler chromosome 5, Walnut 2.0, whole genome shotgun sequence, the following are encoded in one genomic region:
- the LOC108982488 gene encoding transcription repressor MYB5-like has protein sequence MRNPSSSSSSAAAAKGGSGSTTTPCCSKVGLKRGPWTPEEDELLSNYINKEGEGRWRTLPKRAGLLRCGKSCRLRWMNYLRPNVKRGQIAPDEEDLILRLHRLLGNRWSLIAGRIPGRTDNEIKNYWNTHLSKKLISQGIDPRTHKPLNHDSSPVINAKATSSKINRLPNPNPNPTSPVVTDHDTPNSDSGTPIKENGYFQSANLDQYQAPGSRTVAVGYTNNLPNSDGSGMGLKSNNGFSTEEEDDINYCSDDVFSSFLNSLINEDGFAAQHQLQQQAATGIAPVSDPLLSINVSSFGLGAGWESAIMSSSFNQNDPKRVNDQI, from the exons ATGAGGAACCCatcgtcgtcgtcgtcttcAGCAGCAGCCGCAAAAGGAGGGTCTGGGTCTACCACGACCCCCTGCTGCAGTAAGGTGGGGCTGAAGAGAGGGCCGTGGACGCCGGAGGAGGACGAGCTTCTCTCCAATTACATCAACAAGGAAGGTGAGGGACGCTGGCGTACCCTCCCCAAGCGTGCCGGCCTTCTCCGCTGCGGCAAGAGCTGCCGCCTTCGCTGGATGAACTATCTTCGTCCCAACGTCAAGCGTGGCCAGATCGCTCCCGACGAAGAAGATCTCATTCTTCGTCTCCATCGCCTCCTCGGCAACCG GTGGTCTCTGATAGCTGGGAGAATTCCGGGACGTACAGACAATGAGATAAAGAATTACTGGAATACTCACCTCAGTAAAAAGTTGATCAGCCAAGGCATAGATCCAAGAACCCATAAGCCTCTAAACCACGACTCTTCCCCCGTTATCAATGCCAAAGCAACTTCATCAAAAATCAATCGCCTCCCGAACCCTAATCCTAATCCCACTTCTCCGGTTGTTACAGATCATGACACTCCCAACAGTGACAGTGGAACCCCCATCAAGGAAAATGGATACTTCCAGAGTGCTAATTTGGATCAGTATCAAGCCCCTGGGTCGAGAACGGTAGCTGTTGGCTATACTAATAATTTGCCAAATTCAGATGGTTCGGGGATGGGCTTGAAAAGCAACAATGGATTCAGCaccgaagaagaagatgacataAATTACTGCTCGGATGACGTATTCTCTTCATTCCTGAACTCCTTGATCAATGAAGATGGATTCGCCGCCCAACACCAATTGCAACAACAGGCTGCTACTGGCATTGCACCAGTGTCTGACCCTTTGCTTTCGATCAATGTATCGAGTTTTGGACTTGGTGCTGGCTGGGAGTCTGCAATCATGTCTTCCAGTTTCAACCAAAATGACCCCAAGAGGGTTAACGATCAGATTTAG